In the genome of Labrus bergylta chromosome 7, fLabBer1.1, whole genome shotgun sequence, the window GAAGGGTTGTTATCAATGGGACTAGACCAAATTACTACTGGATGCTTCAAACAAGCAGAGCAATGAAAAGTGTGACATTGCTGTAGTCTGTTTGGCTATGCAGCTTCGTAGTTCTAACATACAACTCAAACAACATTGAAGTGAAGATAGCACTCAGACATTTGGCATGACAGGATTCAATAGCCAACTCATAACCTTTTGTAACCAATGAGAACTGCCTCACAGTTTGTTTGATACTCCTTTGATGACCGCTTCAAGACAAAACTGTTGAAGAAAAGTCCTGAAACAGTTCTTGAACATGTTTCTCAGTCAGTCATGAGATGTTTTTTGGCCTGACCTGAATCCAGATGGATTAAAATCTGTCTGAAGGGGACCGTTCCCATCCGTATGCGCAAATACAGACAATCATTCAATCACTTGTTCATAATCCTTAAAGACTGGATATGCAACATTGTACACataaatgtaacagaaatcaagtaaatcctctgaaaatcactgtgtgagtcatgactgtctacaatgagtgtgacaccggagtcccgctgtctgtgatgttgtgtgAGCCGTATCTAaagcgtgtttacatggacgggacggccaaccggctcatccccttgcgtataaaagtaAGCTTTTTTAGATCttggtcattttgtgtaaattgaCATGCAGTGTCAAGCTACAAGCAAAttaaagagcgctagcattagcatactaacacaacaatgcagctcgagttgttttggtttcatgctggtgctcaaggatctactggatcaaaaagttgcatattcctTTAAGGCTTGTTTATTGTATCAGAACATTAGTTTATTGTGCTTGTATTTCAACAAGCCGTTAATTACCTTTCAATTGTCTCTGATTAATGAAAGACCGTCTGGATTGATCTAAACCGCCAGGTTGTAAATCACTTTtaatcactttctttttctttctggtcGTTTCAGATTATCCACCACGGACCTTGTTTATAAAGACTGCTGTTGGGCTGTTTGTCATTGgtgtttttcttgcatttttagTGTGGAGCGCATCTCATGAAGGTCTGCATTCTGATTATTTCTCTTTGTTGAACAAAAAATTGCAGCTTGAATGAATTATTAATCAATGAAATGTCTCTTCTCTCAGAGCCTGTGATCATATCCTCATGCGCTGATGAAGAACAGCCAGAACGTTTCAAagtgcaggagagaaaaagagttcTCATCATTTACTCCCTGGACCATCCTTTATACAAAAACATTGTTCTCAAGCTCTGTGCCTTCCTGGTGACCAAATGTGGCACTGAAGTGGTCCTGGATCTGCTGGACTCTACTAGACTGGGAGTGATGGGAAGAATCCAGTGGTTAGACTGGCACAGACGAGAAATAGAAAGGTCTTCAGATAAGATACTCTTCCTGTGCTCAAAAGGAGTTCAAGCCAAATGGCGAGCCATGtgtggagacagacaggtgtttcTGCGAGAGGATGCACGCTCACTTGTAGGTGACATGCTCAGTCCGGCCCTCAGCCTCATGGTCCCACATTTCATCCGATCTGCATCATTTGAAAAGTACATCGTGGCTTACTTTGATGACGTCTGTTCTGAGGAAGACGTGCCTTCACCTTTCCACATTACTGTACGATACAAGCTGATGAAACAGTTTGAAGAGCTCTTTTTCAGGATCCTAGACACCGAAAAGCACAAGCCAGGCAGTGTGAACCACATCGAAGGTCTATCAGAGGGCGAGTACCACCACTGTCCCTCAGGCAGAGACCTGCAGGATGCCATAGAGGCTTTTCAAGTGTACCAGCTGGAGCATCCACAGTGGTTTGAAGAAGAGCTACTGGAGAGTTCAGAGCTGGAAGTCGAGGAGAGCTCAGCTCAGATCTGTCAGGAAGCAAAAATAACTACAACCTTCAATACAGGTTGTGAACCTGGCTCTGCAGGTTGTATCAGTCCTGTAGAGACACAGGAAAGTGGTTTTACTATAAATGTACTGAATTTGAGTGAAGAGTGTCACATGCACATCACAGCTGAATACAAGCCTCTTTTAATCTAAAACCTCCAGACAGTTGAGACATTTAACAGTTTGATAAATACACGCAAAGCAAGTGTtccttttattgctttttttctggttttatgaTGTAAactatttttcttctttccctttcCCCCCTTTAAATCTCATATAACCTTATGGAGTGCCAACATCATCAATAATGGtacagcagttcattacaacAATCTACAAAGATCTCCTTCAATAGAGAATGAAGCTAATGAGCTATTTAAATATTCTCCAATGAATGACAATATCATACAagcaagaaaagagagagaagtcagcagtgtaaatgtaaacatgtaatgTACTCATACGACTTGAACAAATAAATGAGAGTCTTGTCAAACGTTAGTCTCcctgtgggtttaaaaaaagaaatgaaaaatgtggaGACAGGTTCAAGGTATCTTTATTATCCCCGAGGGGCAATTTGGTGTACAGCCAGCAGTAAAAGAGGCACAGCcaacaaacaataaataaaacaacaagaagacaaaaaaacaaatcacaattACATGTGGTCGTTGACCAGACTGATCGCA includes:
- the LOC110003788 gene encoding interleukin-17 receptor A gives rise to the protein MNHVFFFLCCVTAGLADWSSLRTLDKRLDCRQPGLKKCEIENCSESHMMVPRKEAPTGPDWDSDHVGIWMDDDEPHSVVNVTWKPLLNGGIRKLRGSVIRIQDDTTNQSMCVQYSFGIYKVFNPREERWIFSLDGVVVEPGRTYTVSVFNLPEPEIGDYRIEKQIAIPGCSDRRIQKSLPCLQNGSLWDPHMRSNLSVDREHKKLSLVLGFEAAQYSEMYKVSVIQSHSLLRSENISKENRTYLNVPFEFDLWELSQCDMLITIHPFFIRCKNDCLIWENTLNYCQYYPPRTLFIKTAVGLFVIGVFLAFLVWSASHEEPVIISSCADEEQPERFKVQERKRVLIIYSLDHPLYKNIVLKLCAFLVTKCGTEVVLDLLDSTRLGVMGRIQWLDWHRREIERSSDKILFLCSKGVQAKWRAMCGDRQVFLREDARSLVGDMLSPALSLMVPHFIRSASFEKYIVAYFDDVCSEEDVPSPFHITVRYKLMKQFEELFFRILDTEKHKPGSVNHIEGLSEGEYHHCPSGRDLQDAIEAFQVYQLEHPQWFEEELLESSELEVEESSAQICQEAKITTTFNTGCEPGSAGCISPVETQESGFTINVLNLSEECHMHITAEYKPLLI